The Chanodichthys erythropterus isolate Z2021 chromosome 14, ASM2448905v1, whole genome shotgun sequence genome window below encodes:
- the LOC137036008 gene encoding 10 kDa heat shock protein, mitochondrial isoform X2 has protein sequence MQAFRKFLPMFDRVLVERLAAETVSRGGIMIPEKSQAKVQHATVVAVGPGSTNKDGKVTPVCVKVGDKVLLPEYGGTKVVLEDKDYFLFRDGDILGKYVE, from the exons ATG CAGGCTTTCCGGAAATTCCTTCCCATGTTCGACCGTGTGTTGGTGGAACGGCTTGCTGCAGAGACCGTTTCAAGAGGAGGCATCATGATTCCAGAAAAGTCTCAAGCCAAAGTGCAACATGCTACAGTGGTAGCAGTAGGTCCAGGATCCACCAACAAG GATGGGAAAGTAACACCTGTCTGTGTCAAAGTTGGGGATAAAGTTTTGCTGCCCGAGTACGGAGGAACCAAAGTTGTACTTGAGGATAAG GATTACTTCCTTTTCCGGGATGGAGATATTCTTGGCAAATATGTAGAATGA
- the LOC137036008 gene encoding MOB-like protein phocein isoform X3, translating to MQAFRKFLPMFDRVLVERLAAETVSRGGIMIPEKSQAKVQHATVVAVGPGSTNKDFYNWSDESFEEMDSTLAVQQYIQQNIRSDCSNIEKIMEPPEGQDEGVWKYEHLRQFCLELNGLAVKLQNECHPDTCTQMTATEQWIFLCAAHKTPKECPAIDYTRHTLDGAACLLNSNKYFPSRVSIKESSVAKLGSVCRRIYRIFSHAYFHHRQIFDKYENETFLCHRFTRFVMKYNLMSKDNLIVPILEEEVQSATAGESDA from the exons ATG CAGGCTTTCCGGAAATTCCTTCCCATGTTCGACCGTGTGTTGGTGGAACGGCTTGCTGCAGAGACCGTTTCAAGAGGAGGCATCATGATTCCAGAAAAGTCTCAAGCCAAAGTGCAACATGCTACAGTGGTAGCAGTAGGTCCAGGATCCACCAACAAG GACTTCTATaactggtctgatgagtctttTGAAGAGATGGACAGCACCCTGGCAGTGCAACAG TATATTCAGCAGAACATCCGCTCAGATTGTTCCAACATAGAGAAGATTATGGAGCCCCCAGAGGGACAGGATGAGGGGGTGTGGAAATATGAACATCTCAG acagttCTGTTTGGAGCTCAATGGCTTGGCAGTTAAACTGCAG AATGAGTGTCATCCGGACACATGTACCCAGATGACGGCCACTGAGCAGTGGATCTTTCTGTGTGCTGCCCATAAGACTCCCAAAGAG TGCCCTGCCATTGACTACACAAGGCACACCCTCGATGGAGCTGCGTGTCTTCTCAACAGCAACAAGTATTTTCCCAGCCG CGTCAGCATTAAGGAATCATCTGTGGCCAAACTGGGCTCTGTTTGCCGTCGCATCTATAGGATCTTCTCCCATGCTTACTTTCACCACCGCCAGATTTTTGACAAGTATGAG AATGAGACTTTCTTGTGTCACCGCTTCACTCGCTTTGTGATGAAGTACAACCTCATGTCTAAGGACAACCTAATTGTGCCCATCCTGGAAGAGGAAGTCCAGAGTGCCACTGCTGGGGAGAGTGATGCCTGA
- the LOC137036008 gene encoding MOB-like protein phocein isoform X1 — protein sequence MVMAEGTAVLRRNRPGTKAKDFYNWSDESFEEMDSTLAVQQYIQQNIRSDCSNIEKIMEPPEGQDEGVWKYEHLRQFCLELNGLAVKLQNECHPDTCTQMTATEQWIFLCAAHKTPKECPAIDYTRHTLDGAACLLNSNKYFPSRVSIKESSVAKLGSVCRRIYRIFSHAYFHHRQIFDKYENETFLCHRFTRFVMKYNLMSKDNLIVPILEEEVQSATAGESDA from the exons ATGGTCATGGCGGAGGGCACAGCTGTTCTGAGGAGGAATAGACCAGGCACCAAGGCGAAG GACTTCTATaactggtctgatgagtctttTGAAGAGATGGACAGCACCCTGGCAGTGCAACAG TATATTCAGCAGAACATCCGCTCAGATTGTTCCAACATAGAGAAGATTATGGAGCCCCCAGAGGGACAGGATGAGGGGGTGTGGAAATATGAACATCTCAG acagttCTGTTTGGAGCTCAATGGCTTGGCAGTTAAACTGCAG AATGAGTGTCATCCGGACACATGTACCCAGATGACGGCCACTGAGCAGTGGATCTTTCTGTGTGCTGCCCATAAGACTCCCAAAGAG TGCCCTGCCATTGACTACACAAGGCACACCCTCGATGGAGCTGCGTGTCTTCTCAACAGCAACAAGTATTTTCCCAGCCG CGTCAGCATTAAGGAATCATCTGTGGCCAAACTGGGCTCTGTTTGCCGTCGCATCTATAGGATCTTCTCCCATGCTTACTTTCACCACCGCCAGATTTTTGACAAGTATGAG AATGAGACTTTCTTGTGTCACCGCTTCACTCGCTTTGTGATGAAGTACAACCTCATGTCTAAGGACAACCTAATTGTGCCCATCCTGGAAGAGGAAGTCCAGAGTGCCACTGCTGGGGAGAGTGATGCCTGA